The window tttttgaggaggggagtgacaggcccagagcgtttctgtagaaagagaatccgggcagcagagtgaagtatagaccgaagcggggagaaacaggaggatgggagatcagacaggaggctgatccagtaatccagtcgggatacgatgagagattgtaccgacaaggtagcggtttggatggagaggaaagggtggatcacaGACACCATCAAAAAGTCTACAAGTCTAGAAGAACTCTTAGAGAGAATGAGAAggggtattattactattattattttatttgctaagtgcttactctgtgtcaagcactgttctaagtgctggggtagatacacgttaatcaagttggacacagtctcggtcccatgtggagctttcagtctaagtagggcaTATGCACAATTCACCCTTGAAGTAGCTTTAAATTGCTAATGGGTTCTAGGGTGTTTCCTACAGGAGCAGTTTCTAACTTACTTCATATTCCACAAGTCATCTGGATAAGGGAATCACCGAATttgcaactagactgtaaactcgttatgggctgggaaggtgcctgctaattcggttgtattgtagtctcccaagtgctctgcacattcaatcgtactttctgagcgcttactgtgtgcagaacactgtcctgaacgcttgggaaagcacaatacaacaataagcacagtgcccacagtgagctcccagtctagagacagacatcgatacaagtaataataataataatgttggtatttgttaagcgcttactatgtgcggagcactgttctaagagctagggcagatacagggtaatcaggttgtcccacgtgaggctcacagttaatccccattttacagaggaggtaactgaggcaccgagaagtgaagtgacttgcccacagtcacacagctgactagtggcagagccggaagtcgaacccatgacctctgactcccaagcccaggctctttccactgagccacgctgcttcccctatggcCTATGGCCAAATAAAATGgccaagtaaataaaatgacagataggtacatacgcgctgtggggctgggagggagaaagagcaaagggagcaagtcagggcaacaagaagggagtgggagatgaggaaaagatagtaaatgctcaataaataccactgattgaatgactgttttGCAGATAGGATGAATGGCCAagcattaataaatcaatcagtagcatttattgagcacctactgtgtgatggGTTCTATATTTAGCATTAGGGCaagaaggctcagtggaaagagcacgggcttgggagtcagaggtcatgagttcgaattctggctctgccacttgtcagctgtgtgactgtgggcaagtcacttaacttctctgtgcctcagtgacctcatctgtagaatggggattaactgtgagcctcacatgggacaatctgattaccctgtatctaccccagcgcttagaacagtgctcggcacatagtaagcgcttaacaaataccaacataataataacaacagaggTAAAAGATAGTCCCTGCGCTCaggggagtttaaaatctaacagGAGATGTTTCTTAACTGAGATCATCACCATCATGTGACAAAACTAAACATCCCAGGACTGGTTTAAGAGtctgtttttatattttttttaattgagcacttactgtgtgcagagcacttgtactaagtggctgggagagtagaatacaatagagttggtagacatgttccctgccaacagtgagcttacagtctggaggggaaaatCCATTTCACAGATTGCAAATTTTCAAATTACTCTACTCATAAACATCTTTGAGGTCTGTCTTCACCATTaaagtataagctccttttgggcaaagaATGTACTTAccaagaaggtcatggttctaatcctggcttcaccacttgtctgctgttgaccttggacaattcacttcacttctctgggactcagttacctcatctggaaaacggagattgagactgtgagccccacatgggacagggactgcgtccaactcgatttgtttgtatccacctcagtgcttagtaaagtgtccggcacatagtaagcgcttaaaaaataccacaattattattattgttattattaataataataaataactagAGAACATGGCACCCAgtagacagtcaataaatactattcctcccagcttcaccatttgctgGAGTCAAATTTCTAGGGTTTGTGAGGTCATAGGCCATGGTCTCCcccagggagagggaaagcagctgGGCAAAAAGTGATGCTATTGGCTCGTAGCCTGCAACCCTAATTTATTGGCTGGTGATCCGGCAGCAGACAAAAATTCCCCCTTTAATTCCACTCCTTCAAAAAACAGTGAGAGAAGAGAACCAAAATGGCCAGAAACTTTGACCCCCTTGTCTCCTTTTTATCTGATAAGCTTAGGCACAGATTCCTACACCTCTTATAATCCAATTAGGGCAGCTAATCATGGCTACAGCAATGGCAGCTGGGAAACAAGGCCCCTGCCCAACAGCTGCACTGGCAAGACCACCCAGAAGCAGTATCGGAAGGCACTTCCCTAGCCCACTTTCCTTGGGCTCTGTGTTTTGCCAAAGGGCCTGGACCCCTTAACTCTTTCCACCTAGCTGTAGATACTAATGGCATCTATCAGGCAACACTGACCCCAGTGTGGTGGAGCCCACCTAGACCATTCCTGAACCttcttccttcccacagtgaaagCCAGTATTAACTTCCAACTCCTATGACACCATTCCTTCTCCACCGCACCCTCATTCTGGACTCTTTTCAGTTAGGGAGAACACTGTAACCATTCCCTGACCAGCAGTAACTACTGGCTCAAACACCAACTCCTGCTTTCATGAGgcgttttgggttttgtttttttttttacggtctaCTTTGACCAGTATTCGTCGTTCTGCACTCCAATTAGTAATGGCTACGTGTTTTTCCGAAGTCTGAGACTTCATTGGACCGTCTCCCAGCCCCAACCCTGGATTTCTACTTCCAAATGGCAATACAACCCCAATGGAGTAGTATAAATAAGTTCTTTCCATTTAGCAGAAGACAACACTTTAAGACAAGTGTTCACAGTCCTGTTCGGTCCAGACTGAACAACCGAGGTCGGCTGCCAAACCACAAGGTCCTGTTCCAGAAAAACAAAACCAGTTTAGAAATGCTTTGCTAAAGATAGTGGGTATGCTTCTCCCCAGATAAGGGCCTTGAAAATTTCACTTGGTTATATCTCCGTATGAGAAACGTCAACAACCCGGGTGGCAGATAAATGTGGGTTTTGTTGGGAAtaaatatttccatttttccctaTTCTTCCATGGTAGTAGTTGAACAGATTAGGGATGGGGAATTAATCCCCAAGGCAACAGTGAGGAGTCCCCTAGGAGGCATAGAGTTTTTAGGTGTCATTTAATGACACACAATGCCAAGTTATGTTCAATACTGACAATCCCACCATCCCTGCACCTTCGGGAAGCTTGGATCATAACAAAAAATGCTGCAGAGAATCCCAACATCAGATTTGAATCCTGCAGCAATCAAACCTCTCCATGCCACTGAGGAGTAGTCTCAGCGGAGCGTGGCCTGCTaatctactgccacttcagcatggCTCTGGTTACTCACCCCCACATCGTTaaacgctgctgcttctccctaccggTAATTTATCTTAGCATCTGTTTTCCACACTGGATTCTAGGATCCTTGAGGTCAGGTATCACATCTAggaactccactgtactctctcaagcacctagtacagtgctccgcccacagcgagtgcccaacaaatactacCGAGTGATTATCCTCCTAGATATGCCGCCCCATCGGCTCCCTCGGCATTTATGCGTGTTTCTCtctatttcattttccttttgcatctctgcttcctcttctacCTATTGTGTTTGGAAACCCATGGCCTCTTGCCACCCCATTaagattataaattcctctaAGGCAGGAAGGAATGATGTCTTTTACTTTTAAGTGTATGTTCCCAGTTCAGTGAATGCTGGTTGTTGAAGAAGAGCCTAGGATAAGGACCAGGTAGGTGAGAGAAGGATGTTCTGAATTAGGAGCTGTAGAGGGAAAGTAATTAGCTTTTTAAATCTTGGAAGGATATGCGCGATGGAGCAAACAACGGGGAGGGATGAAAGAAGGAAATTTCCCAACCTGCTCTTGAGGCTTCAGAAGGGACCTGGGCAAGGGGCAAAATGGTGTGGGATCCAGCTGCTGATGGGCATTAGCTCTGATAAATTGGACGTGCAATAGGGAATGAAGCGAATCATCCGATTTAGCTGTCACTGTACTTTTTCTGCAAGTTTATATCGGTGAGCCATTCTTAGCAAGTCCTAAGGGATTCTGGAAACATGGGGTGTAATTCTTGGACCCAGGCAGCTCTTAATAGTTACGCTGCTTAACTATTTAGTAAATTCTTCCTCACAAATGATTACCCTTCACTTAGCTTGTGGCGAGACAATAACCTGAGTAAATATCTTACAAACCGCCCGGCTTGTTTTGCCTAGCCAGTGCAGTCTCTTGCTCCAGTAGCGGCCTAGCTATTAGAAGGAAACGGGTATACTTGTTAAGGAGAGTTGACAGCAGCAAAAACCCATTGCTCATCTCTGTCAAATTTAACATAACCacatctccccttttcctttgcataatccctgcccctcacagaGGTTGGGATtatttaaaagaagaaaacaaaagaagCTATCTGCAAAGGCAATTAAGCCATGAGCCACTATACCCGGTTAAGAGTTGTTAAACTAAGCATCATCGATCAATCGAACAATTAATCGCTCacacttaatgagcgcttactctgtgcagggcaatgtactatgAAGTCCTGGGGAGcgaacaacagagctggcagacaccttccctgcccgcaacaagcttccagcccagcgggggagacagacattaatattaagacATTACAGCTATGAACCTCagtgccgtagggctgagggggggggtgaataaagggtgcaaattcaagtgcaaagacaaggcagaagtgagtgggagaagaggaaatgaagacttaggcagggaaagcctcttggagatgtgcttttaataagttttgaaagtgggggagagtgatcaactgtcggatgtgaagagagagggtgtcccaggccagagtcagcgtgcgggccagaggtcggcggtgagatagaagagatcgaggtacagtgagttggttggcattagagggtcAAAGTGGGAGGGACCGGTTGGAATAGGAAAATggggatctcatctgtcaaatggggactgaaactgagtcccatgtgagatagggactgtgcctagccTGAATttgattgtacctaccccagcgctgagtacgacgcctagcacatagtaagcacttaacaaataccataataataagaggaaagcagtgaggtaaggaaggagcgggcaaggtgattgagtgctttaattaaAGCCAAAgtcaaggagtttctatttgatgtggtggTAGATGGGTTCCCACTGTAAGttgttgaggaatggggaaacctggactgaatggttttgtagagaaaatgatctgggcagcagaaggaagtttggactggagtggggagagacaggaggcaggaaggtcagcaaggagactgatgcagcaatgaggataggataagtgcttggattaacgtgacaGCAGTTtggctggggaggaaagggtgggttttagcaatgttgcgatgTTCTTTCATCCAGAAATTAGGCGCCCTACTGGTCTATCTAGCATAAAGGTGCAGCATCAACTTGGACCTTCCTTAActgaagatgataatgataataatggtattggttaagcgcttactatgggccaggcactgtactaggcattggggtgtttacaagcaaattaggttggactcggtcccggCCCCACTTGGCCtcataaccttaatccccattgtacagatgaggtagctgaggcccagggagggaagtgactagtccaaggtcccagagcagacgagcggcagagccgggattagaacccaggtctttctggctcccagccccgagctctatccataggccatgctgcttttctaaatgttACAGTAATGAAGTGATCAGCTACAAAGAAGAACCCTTTTAGGACCACAGGTGCCTGAATCACTTCTGTAGTGGTGGTTGTTGGCCACCCTTCTCCTTAACCTACTGGCCAGATCTTCCTTCTCTGGTCATGGGCATGAATATCTGGGGTTAAAAGGACCAAGAAGGTTAGATGAGTTAATGATTTGAAGCCTGACTTCTGTCAAACACCAATGCTCAGTGAGCTCAGTGAAATATCAATCCTCAGTGAGCTCAGTGAGATAGTGCGCTGCCAGTTTCAAGACTGCCGGTTTCTTCCCAAATTTCAGCAAAGTTGGGCACGGGACATGAAATAGTCTGTTTTTAGAACTCTACTGCCACCAATGAAAAGCAATGATGGAATCTGCAATCCCTAGATTGAGAATTATGACTTCTTATGGAATCGGGATTTTGATTccatttaaaaagtaaaaatttaaaataaatgatggcatgttaggtacttactatgtgccagacactgtattaagcgctgggctggatacaagcaaatcaggttggacccagtccctgtctcacacggggctcacagtcttcatcccccttttaccgatgagggaactgaggcccagagaagtgaagtgacttgaccaaggtcacccagcagataagtggcggagcccaggtcctttccatTTGCCCTGATGGGGTAGAATTTTGTAACTCGAATGGAatttaaacaagtaaacaggtaaatTCAAGAAATCCAATaagactcttccctccctctcactgAGTTTTATTTAGACCTCCATAGTGACAACGGTGGGTGGCTACAGCCATCTGATGAAAGCAGGTTTAATTAATCAAGACTCAGTCCGGTATATTGGTTTATGGGTGGTGTAATAGACTTTTTTCCCAGAGAACAACAATCTGCCCCGTGGTTAGGGGACACGAAGAAGACGACAGTACTAGGAGCAGTAGTCGTCATAGCatccatcgagcgcttactacgtacattGCAAGGCAAATCATTTTTTATTCTGAAGGCGTGGAAAGACAGTCAACTTGGCGCCTTCCACGCCTAACACTTTGGATTATTTTATTGCTGCTCAGAAAGAGCAGCCGCTTTTGACCATATCGGTTGCAATACCAGTCAACTTTTTAAAGGGTTTCAACagtggattaaaaaaacaaaaactacacAAAAGTTGTAACGGTTGGGGATAGTAAATGTAGTCCTATCTACTGGATAATCAATCCCTCTGCAAGAGATTATACTACCTGTAATAGACCCATGCCTTCATCTGCTAGTTTTAAGCCCGTGTGTGATTCAGGAACTAGACATCTGTTCAGAAATCCCCGTAGAAACCGTTGTACATTATTTATATGGCTAGTAGAACCATTCTTCCCTTCCCCGCTACTTTGCCCCCATCCCCCAGGGAAAGCTGCCGCTTTACTTTCGAAACGAAAAATTGTACTTAATTTCTACTGCTCATAAATGATCCAGGATTCCTTCCGTTGGCTACATCGGCTCCACTACCTCTGGAAAACACTTACTCGCTTCACAAGCATCCCCAACCCAACCCTAACCCAATTCCTATCTGATTCCAAGTAGGGTGTGGGGTCCTATCCAGTAGCATAGTActtgaagtgggcagggaatgtgtcatttgcttGTTGTGTAGTTactccgggtgcttagtacagggcattacACCCAgtgggcgcttaataaatgctattacgacTACTGAAGATGGTTTACCTTCCATGAAATGTGTCGCTCTTTGGGCAAAAATTTCTACTCCTGGAAATCAATATGGGCCCGGAAGCAGTGATCCAGACACTGACTCCATCTACTACTTCTAGAGCCTGTATTTCCCCTTGCCTCCAATATTCTCCAATTTTAGGATGAATTGCTTAAAAAGGCCCAAATTCCCGAGCATTTTCACCTTTTAATTTTCACTAAAATGTTTCCCCTTTTCTCAGAGTAATGAAAAAGTTAACGGCTCGCTTTCCAACCTGAAGTCAACCTTTTCACCCGccatggaaaaatacaatacttctctctccctatttctAGAAGAGCCCCAGAACAAATCCTAAACTTTGCATTTGACATCTCTTGAGTTTCCCCTGCTGAAATATAGCAGTGGAAACTTTTCGGCATCTGTGTTGGTTTTGGAAACCAGTACTTCACATCTGCTGCCTCTGCAGCAGAGTGTCCAACctgggtgtttaaaaaaaaaaaaaaaattcttggtaTTGGCAAAATGGGTCCGATGGTAATTGTACCTCACAGCGCCATTCAATCTTGATGAATAAAGTCACTTTTTAAACAAGGCAGCAAAGTCACAACTCGATGGCTTTCCTTGGACGTGCCCGCTGCAGAGGGAAAACTGCTatgggtttgggggaaaaaaggaaatgactgAAAAGTCTACCAGTCCATTCTCCCAGCAACTGGGTCGATATAGACAACCGATGATTTGGAAACCTTGATGTTGCGGATCTCCGAGGAGTTGATTTTTCTTCGAAAATGAAGGCGTGACATTCTGTGAGCTTCTCTCCCGGGATGGAGACATTCTGTACATTATATGAAAAATCCTGGGAAACTACGGGGCCGGTTTATAACTTGGCCTAGCCTTGGGTGCCAGTCCTGACTGAAAAAGGAGAACCTGTACCAGGCCGGTTTCCCGCTCGTGTACTGGGAAGGCGCTGCCCCGTGAAGTGGCTGGGCCGAGCTCCCTTTCAAGAGGAGGTGGGCAGATCCCACGAGTACAAACGCTAATTATTTCTGTTTTACGACACGTCTTGTTTCAGAAACAGagagccaaaaagaaaaaaaaaatcaccggaATCGCCTCCGAAGGATCTTTtcgttctctttccccttccctcttcctcccggcAACTTTGCTTTCCCGACATTACTCCTTCCCCGTTCGAAACCCGACCGATGGCAAATTTTGcaacaaggaaaagaaaaaaagaaggtggggggagaggaaaggtggggaggggggggcaatGAAAAAGGGTATTCTGCCACCCTCCCGGCTAACCGCGATGCTTGTTCCTGCGATTACAGTAATTACAGCCCCAGCGTGAGCTCCATAGAAGCGCTAAATGAAACAGCACatcaattaaaaaataaacagtcgattggaggaggaagacaaCCCCCCGGGCTGCCCTAACAAGCGTAAATGAAcctgccgggccgggccgggccgccccgccccctgggcCCGGCCTCTCTTAAGGAGGGTCGGGGGGCGgatggcggaggggagggaggacggggagccCCCCGAGAAAAgcggggggtccgggccgggggcggtgggggaaccGCTTTCCCGGGGAGGGAAGGCCGAGCCGCGCCCACCgggctcctctcccgcccccaccgggctcctctcccggccccggggTGGCCTCTATCTGCCGCCCGATCgtccgtccccagcgcttagcgcagtgctccgcacataggaagggctcgaTAACTGCTACCGAATGACCGTCTGAGTGTCTGGCGAGAAAGACGGCGGAAGGACCGTCCGGTCCCggacctcctccttcccagcgaACTTAGGTGAGCGTGGAGGCACAGGATAGGGGCCCCCGcgacgccgggccgggccgggccggaccgtcCCGCCCCGCCACCGCCGCCTCCTCGGAGCCCTCACCTTCACGGGGGGGCGCCCAAAAGGCGGATGGAGGTGGTTTGGTTGGTTTGCTAcctggggcggggagcggggggagacgggggcgggtCTGGCCGCTGCATAAACCGCCCTCTGCCAGGGGCGGCGGGACAGGactggccgggccgggccgggcgccaGGTCAAAGAGGGGGCGCCCCCCGCGCAGCCCCCCAACATGAGCCCCCGTCCGGCAGCCTCGGGGGAGGCCAGGCCGGGGGGAGGCCAGGCCGAGCCGAGCCCGAAACCGAGCCCGAGCCGAGCCCCCGAAATGCCTCGATTGCGGGCCGGAGCGGGGCCTCCTTAAGAGGGGCGGGGCTGCGGGGGCCGGCGCGGCCTCTCGCTGAttggcgggcggggccgggggggcggggcccgggcccgagctctataaATATTTATGAGCGCGGCGGCTGGAGGCGAGCGGGGGCCGGACACGGGCAAGTTGGGCAAAGGGCGCTGCTCCCGCGGCGGCGAAGGcgaaggcggcggcggcagcaccatcaccatcaccctcaccctcaccctcatcatcatcatcatcatcccctccaccagcagcagcagcagcagcagcagcagctcaggTGGTCCGGGGCGAGCCAAGGACCTGCCCTGCAGCCTCCCGCCGACCAGGACCGGCCCGGACCCCGGCGGGGAGGTGCGGGGCCGTGCGGGGCCAAGCGGGGCCGTGCGGGGCCAAGCGGGGCCGGAGGGAAGGTCGCCGAGGTGAAGGCGGGGCCGCGACCCCGCCGCTCCGCTGTCTGGGCGCTCCCAGCCGTCTCGACTCGGCAccacgggggccggaggggcaacttgccgccgccgccccccccgcttcCCGGCCGGGCAGAGTCACCGTGGGCGCGGGAGGAGCGGGGGCCGCGGCGCCGGGGGTCCGGGCCGAGGAAAAGGCGCCCACGCCCAGCGCCCCAGCGGGAGGAGGATGGGACCGCGTCCCGCAAGCCCGCTCCGGGGCCACTGAAGCGGCCCGGACCGAATCGCTCCCTCTCCGTCTCTTTGGGCACCGCAGAAGGGGAGGCGGCGGAGAGGGACCGGCCGAGGGGACCGGAGGTGGGGgacgaggaggggcaggagggaggaccggCCCTGTCCCCCGCCCGGCTCCACGCCCAGGCCAGCCGGGGGACCCTCCCTTGAGAAGGGGGGAGGCTCGCTCTGCGACCCGGTCCtcccgcggcgggggcggccagGACAGAGACAGCGAGAGCAAGAGGGCTCCTGCCGGAGCAAGAGGGTTCCTGCCGGAGCAAGAGGGTTCCTGCCGGAGCAAGAGGGCTCCTGCCAGAGCAAGAGGGCTCCTGCCGGAGCAAGAGGGCTCCAGtcgaggggcagggggcggccggCCCTCGCCCCTCCGGCCGGGCCTGGGGGCTTCGGCCCGTCCCGCCTCCTGAGGCAGGGGCTCGGAGGGGCCGGCCGGGAGGCGAGCATGGAGTGGAGTTACCTGTTGGAAGTGACCTCCCTGCTGGCCGCCCTGGCCCCGCCGCAGCGGTCgggcggcgcggcggcggcggcggcgtcggcCAAGGAGCTGTCGTGCCAGGAGATCACCGTGCCGCTGTGCAAGGGCATCGGCTACAACTACACCTACATGCCCAACCAGTTCAACCACGACACGCAGGACGAGGCCGGCCTGGAGGTGCACCAGTTCTGGCCGCTGGTGGAGATCCAGTGCTCGCCCGACCTCAAGTTCTTCCTCTGCAGCATGTACACGCCCATCTGCCTGGACGACTACAAGAAGCCGCTGCCGCCCTGCCGGGCCGTGTGCGAGCGGGCCAAGGCGGGCTGCGCGCCGCTCATGCGGCAGTACGGCTTCGCCTGGCCCGACCGCATGCGCTGCGACCGGCTGCCGGAGCAGGGCCAGCCGGACACGCTGTGCATGGACTACAACCGCACCGACGCGGCCACCACGGCGGGGCCGCCCCGACATCGCCCGCCGCCGCTCCCGGGCGacctgccgccgccgcctccgcctccgcctcctcctcctcctcctcccgctccgggggcccggccggcggcgCGCGGAGGCGGGGGCGCGGGCGCGGGCGCGAAGGGCTCGGAGGCGGGCGCGCCcccgagcggcggcggcggcggcggcggcggcggcgcccccgCGCAGCCCCGGCCCCCTAGCGGCGGGCCGGCGTCATCGCCCTGCGAGCCCGGCTGCCGCTGCCGCGCCCCCATGGTGTCGGTGTCGAGCGAGCGCCACCCGCTCTACAACCGCGTCCGCACGGGCCGCATGGCCAACTGCGCCCTGCCCTGCCACAACCCCTTCTTCAGCCAGGACGAGCGCGCCTTCACCGTCTTCTGGATCGGCCTGTGGTCGGTGCTGTGCTTCCTGTCCACCTTCGCCACCGTGTCCACCTTCCTGCTGGACATGGAGCGCTTCAAGTACCCCGAGCGGCCCATCGTCTTCCTGGCCGCCTGCTACCTCTTCGTGTCGGTGGGCTACCTGGTCCGGCTGGTGGCCGGGCACGAGAAGGTGGCGTGCAGCGGCGGCGcgcccgcggcggcggcggcggcggcggcgggcggcggcggaggggcggccgggggcgccgccaggggagcggccgggggcgccggggcggCGGCCGGCGCGCGCGGCGAGTACGAGGAGCTGGGCGCCGTGGGGCAGCACGTGCGCTACGAGACCACGGGCCCGGCCCTCTGCACCGTCGTCTTCCTGCTGGTCTACTTCTTCGGCATGGCCAGCTCCATCTGGTGGGTCATCCTGTCGCTCACCTGGTTCCTGGCGGCCGGCATGAAGTGGGGCAACGAGGCCATCGCCGGCTACTCGCAGTACTTCCACCTGGCCGCCTGGCTGGTGCCCAGCGTCAAGTCGATCGCCGTGCTGGCCCTCAGCTCGGTGGACGGCGACCCCGTGGCCGGCATCTGCTACGTGGGCAACCAGAGCCTGGACAACCTGCGGGGCTTCGTGCTGGCGCCGCTGGTCATCTACCTCTTCATCGGCACCATGTTCCTGCTGGCCGGCTTCGTGTCGCTCTTCCGCATCCGCTCGGTCATCAAGCAGCAGGGCGGCGCCACCAAGACG is drawn from Ornithorhynchus anatinus isolate Pmale09 chromosome 13, mOrnAna1.pri.v4, whole genome shotgun sequence and contains these coding sequences:
- the FZD8 gene encoding frizzled-8, which gives rise to MEWSYLLEVTSLLAALAPPQRSGGAAAAAASAKELSCQEITVPLCKGIGYNYTYMPNQFNHDTQDEAGLEVHQFWPLVEIQCSPDLKFFLCSMYTPICLDDYKKPLPPCRAVCERAKAGCAPLMRQYGFAWPDRMRCDRLPEQGQPDTLCMDYNRTDAATTAGPPRHRPPPLPGDLPPPPPPPPPPPPPPAPGARPAARGGGGAGAGAKGSEAGAPPSGGGGGGGGGAPAQPRPPSGGPASSPCEPGCRCRAPMVSVSSERHPLYNRVRTGRMANCALPCHNPFFSQDERAFTVFWIGLWSVLCFLSTFATVSTFLLDMERFKYPERPIVFLAACYLFVSVGYLVRLVAGHEKVACSGGAPAAAAAAAAGGGGGAAGGAARGAAGGAGAAAGARGEYEELGAVGQHVRYETTGPALCTVVFLLVYFFGMASSIWWVILSLTWFLAAGMKWGNEAIAGYSQYFHLAAWLVPSVKSIAVLALSSVDGDPVAGICYVGNQSLDNLRGFVLAPLVIYLFIGTMFLLAGFVSLFRIRSVIKQQGGATKTHKLEKLMIRLGLFTVLYTVPAAAVVACLFYEQHNRPRWEATHNCPCLRDLQPDQARRPDYAVFMLKYFMCLVVGITSGVWVWSGKTLESWRALCTRCCWASKGARAAAAGGGALGPGGAPGPGGAAAGAGPPAGGGGGAGPGPGGGSLYSDVSTGLTWRSGTASSVSYPKQMPLSQV